From Streptomyces cyaneogriseus subsp. noncyanogenus, the proteins below share one genomic window:
- a CDS encoding site-specific integrase, whose amino-acid sequence MSGKRANGEGSIYPYKNGFAAYAWVTTPEGDRKRKYVYGKTREETHEKWIKLHSEASKGPVQTRHRTVQAFLAYWLESIVKPNLAPLSYVSYEGSVRLYIYPHLGGKRLDKLTVRDVREWLTKLAGICQCCAQGKDAKRVKARQRCCAVGECCETYPSRRVVQAARDALRAALTHAVTEEEIGKNVASLVKVPKPRRRRIKPWSAVEAGRFLADSLAREDPLFAAWVLVLCLGLRRGEVLGLTWTSIDFENGELYVDHQIQRAGRQILHRETKTEESDDFLPLPEFCVRALRMRRAQQTGDRKAAGELWQDTRGLIFTTKYGTPIEPGNLTRMFALRARRAGLRVIPLRNTRHTCSSLLVALKVHPKVAQRILRHSQIAMTMEVYPEASEEEVRAALSKLSDAMGGAG is encoded by the coding sequence ATGAGCGGGAAGCGCGCAAACGGCGAGGGGTCCATCTACCCGTACAAGAACGGCTTCGCGGCCTACGCCTGGGTCACGACTCCGGAGGGCGACCGTAAGCGGAAGTACGTGTACGGCAAGACGCGTGAGGAGACCCACGAGAAGTGGATCAAGCTCCACAGCGAAGCCAGCAAAGGCCCTGTGCAGACCCGGCACCGCACGGTGCAGGCATTCCTCGCCTACTGGCTTGAGTCGATCGTGAAGCCCAACCTGGCCCCGCTCTCGTACGTGTCGTACGAAGGTTCCGTGCGGCTCTACATCTACCCGCACCTTGGCGGGAAGCGACTCGACAAGCTGACCGTCCGGGACGTCCGGGAGTGGCTGACCAAGCTGGCCGGCATCTGCCAGTGCTGCGCCCAGGGCAAGGACGCCAAGCGGGTCAAGGCACGGCAGCGGTGCTGCGCCGTCGGGGAGTGCTGTGAGACCTATCCTTCCCGGCGGGTCGTCCAGGCCGCCCGAGACGCCCTGCGGGCCGCGCTCACGCACGCCGTGACCGAGGAGGAGATCGGCAAGAACGTGGCTTCCTTGGTCAAGGTGCCCAAGCCTCGGCGGCGCCGGATCAAGCCCTGGTCGGCGGTGGAAGCCGGGCGCTTCCTCGCCGATTCTCTGGCTCGCGAAGATCCGCTCTTCGCCGCCTGGGTCCTGGTCCTCTGCCTTGGCCTGCGGCGCGGTGAGGTCCTGGGCTTGACCTGGACGTCGATCGACTTCGAGAACGGTGAGCTGTACGTGGATCACCAGATCCAGCGTGCGGGCCGACAGATCCTCCACCGGGAGACCAAGACGGAGGAGTCCGACGACTTCCTTCCGCTCCCCGAGTTCTGCGTTCGGGCGCTCCGGATGCGGCGTGCCCAGCAGACCGGGGATCGGAAGGCGGCCGGTGAGCTGTGGCAGGACACGCGTGGGCTGATCTTCACCACGAAGTACGGCACGCCGATCGAGCCGGGCAACCTCACCCGCATGTTCGCCCTCCGGGCCCGGCGCGCCGGCCTCCGGGTGATCCCGCTCCGGAACACCCGGCACACGTGCAGCTCGCTCCTCGTCGCCCTGAAGGTCCACCCCAAGGTCGCGCAGCGAATCCTGCGGCACTCGCAGATCGCCATGACGATGGAGGTCTACCCCGAAGCCAGCGAGGAAGAAGTGCGAGCCGCGCTCAGCAAGCTGTCCGACGCCATGGGCGGCGCCGGCTGA
- a CDS encoding helix-turn-helix domain-containing protein: MTTVPITRKWHTTAEVAEMLGFGLSKTKALILSGEIRSVKIGRNRRILPAWVDEYVARCTSEAEEWAA; the protein is encoded by the coding sequence ATGACCACGGTGCCCATCACCCGTAAGTGGCACACCACGGCCGAAGTCGCCGAGATGCTCGGCTTCGGTCTCTCCAAGACCAAGGCGCTCATCCTGAGCGGTGAGATCCGGTCCGTGAAGATCGGCCGCAACCGCCGAATCCTCCCCGCCTGGGTGGACGAATACGTGGCTCGCTGCACCTCCGAAGCCGAGGAGTGGGCGGCATGA